A region of Saccharomyces kudriavzevii IFO 1802 strain IFO1802 genome assembly, chromosome: 14 DNA encodes the following proteins:
- the YSF3 gene encoding U2 snRNP complex subunit YSF3 (similar to Saccharomyces cerevisiae YSF3 (YNL138W-A); ancestral locus Anc_2.126) → MSEKQRQLKLQKIYKQKYLGLGDENTTREEWQNNVRNDTLNSLQAHSACLEYVSLSRGDLSVRDTRMHILKSMSPGYETYQQEKK, encoded by the exons ATG TCGGAAAAGCAGAGGCAGTTGAAACTGCAGAAGATTTACAAGCAAAAGTATTTAGGACTCGGAGATGAGAATACCACGCGAGAGGAATGGCAAAATAATGTAAGGAATGACACGTTGAATTCATTACAAGCCCACTCAGCGTGCTTGGAGTACGTTTCGTTGAGTCGCGGGGATCTCAGTGTACGAGACACTCGCATGCACATTTTGAAGTCTATGTCTCCTGGCTATGAAACCTACCAGCAAGAGAAGAAGTAG
- the SRV2 gene encoding adenylate cyclase-binding protein (similar to Saccharomyces cerevisiae SRV2 (YNL138W); ancestral locus Anc_2.128): MPDSKYTMQGYNLVKLLKRLEEATARLEDVTIYQEGYIQNKLEASKGSESSTSGNGAPSTKSTSSEEIPEPQEDPKCITTFQAYITENIDPLVELSGKIDAVVLDAVELLKGGFQSQLVFLRAAVKSKKPDYSSQTFADSLRPINENIIKMGQLKESNRQSKYFAYLSALSEGAPLFSWVAVDTPVSMVTDFKDAAQFWTNRILKEYRESDPNAIEWVKHFLASFDNLKAYIKEYHTTGVSWKNDGMDFADAMAQSTKNTLARSAPASTAASASGSVAPAPPPPPPAPPASVFEISNDAPSTADNANKDGIGAVFAELNQGENITKGLKKVDKSQQTHKNPELRQPSAVSSTGNKSSPPPRPKKPSTLKIKKLPRKELVGNKWFIENYENETESLVIEAQKDESIFIGRCSQVLVQIKGKVNAISLSETESCSVVLDSSISGMDVIKSNKFGIQVNLSLPQISIDKSDGGNIYLSKESLNTEIYTSCSTAINVNLPIGEDDDYVEFPIPEQMKHSFTDGKFRSAVFEHTG; this comes from the coding sequence ATGCCTGACTCTAAGTACACTATGCAAGGTTACAACCTTGTCAAACTATTGAAAAGGTTAGAGGAAGCCACTGCTAGATTGGAGGATGTTACCATCTATCAAGAAGGCTACATTCAGAATAAATTGGAGGCTTCTAAAGGTAGTGAGTCTTCCACTTCTGGGAATGGTGCACCCTCTACGAAGAGCACTTCTTCGGAGGAAATTCCTGAACCACAAGAAGATCCAAAATGCATAACTACGTTCCAGGCTTATATCactgaaaatattgatcCATTGGTAGAATTATCAGGCAAGATCGATGCTGTGGTTTTGGACGCTGTAGAGTTGCTGAAGGGAGGCTTCCAATCGCAATTGGTGTTTTTAAGAGCCGCTGTGAAATCTAAAAAACCAGATTATTCTTCTCAAACATTCGCTGATTCTTTGAGGCCTATCAACGAGAACATCATAAAAATGGGTCAATTGAAAGAATCGAATCGTCAAAGTAAGTACTTCGCCTACTTGAGCGCTTTATCTGAAGGTGCTCCTTTATTCTCCTGGGTTGCAGTGGACACCCCGGTCTCCATGGTCACGGATTTCAAGGATGCAGCGCAGTTCTGGACTAATAGAATTTTGAAGGAGTACAGGGAATCCGACCCTAATGCTATTGAATGGGTCAAACATTTCTTGGCATCGTTCGACAATTTGAAAGCTTACATCAAAGAGTACCACACCACTGGcgtttcttggaaaaacGATGGTATGGATTTTGCTGATGCCATGGCTCAATCAACGAAAAACACACTAGCGAGATCAGCGCCAGCTTCAACTGCTGCATCAGCAAGTGGTTCAGTAGCCCCTGCTCCACCACCCCCACCACCGGCTCCTCCAGCCTCtgtatttgaaatttctaaCGATGCTCCTTCAACTGCGGATAATGCTAACAAGGATGGTATTGGAGCTGTCTTTGCTGAATTAAACCAAGGTGAAAACATTACTAAAGGTTTAAAAAAGGTAGACAAATCCCAACAAACTCACAAGAACCCTGAATTGCGTCAACCCTCCGCCGTTTCTTCCACAGGAAACAAATCTAGTCCACCACCCAGACCAAAGAAGCCATCGACATTAAAAATTAAGAAActtccaagaaaagaattagTAGGCAACAAGTGGTTTATCGAAAActatgaaaatgaaaccGAGTCCTTAGTTATCGAGGCTCAGAAAGATGAATCTATCTTTATAGGAAGGTGTTCTCAAGTACTTGTTCAAATAAAGGGAAAGGTCAACGCTATTTCATTGAGTGAAACTGAGTCCTGTAGTGTGGTTCTTGATTCTAGCATCTCCGGTATGGATGTCATCAAGTCAAACAAGTTTGGCATCCAAGTCAACCTCTCTTTACCTCAAATTTCCATCGATAAATCTGACGGTGGTAACATCTACTTATCTAAGGAATCTTTAAACACTGAAATTTACACCTCTTGCTCAACTGCTATTAATGTCAATTTACCTATCGGTGAAGACGATGATTATGTGGAATTTCCAATCCCCGAACAAATGAAGCATAGCTTCACTGATGGTAAATTTAGATCTGCCGTTTTTGAACACACCGGTTAA
- the AAH1 gene encoding adenine deaminase (similar to Saccharomyces cerevisiae AAH1 (YNL141W); ancestral locus Anc_2.104) yields the protein MVSREFLLELPKCEHHLHLEGTLEPDLLFPLAKRNNITLPEVFPKSVEELKDKYGKFRDLQDFLDYYYIGTNVLIKEQDFFDLAWAYFEKVYKQGLFHAEVFYDPQSHTSRGISLETVTKGFQRACDKALVEFGITSKLIMCLLRHIEPEECLKTIEEAAPFIEDGTISALGLDSAERPFPPNLFVECYQKAASLNENLRLTAHAGEEGPAQFVSDALDLLQVTRIDHGINSQHDDELLDRLARDRTLLTICPLSNVKLQVVKSVSELPLQKFLDKNVPFSLNSDDPAYFGGYILDNYIQVSKDFPHWDHETWGHIAKNAINGSWCNDKRKNDLLDKVDQVVAKHSI from the coding sequence ATGGTTTCTCGAGAATTTTTACTAGAATTACCAAAGTGTGAGCACCACTTACATTTGGAAGGCACCTTGGAACCAGATCTATTGTTCCCATTAGctaaaagaaataatatcaCCCTACCAGAGGTTTTTCCTAAATCAGTGGAGGAGTTAAAAGACaaatatggaaaatttaGGGATTTACAGGATTTCTTAGATTACTATTATATCGGTACAAATGTCTTGATCAAGGAACAAGATTTCTTCGATTTGGCATGGGcttattttgaaaaagtttacAAACAAGGCTTGTTTCATGCTGAAGTTTTTTATGACCCTCAATCTCATACTTCCAGGGGAATCTCTCTAGAGACGGTCACTAAGGGTTTTCAAAGAGCTTGCGACAAAGCTTTAGTTGAATTCGGTATTACATCAAAGCTGATAATGTGTTTATTGAGGCATATCGAACCAGAAGAATGTTTGAAAACTATTGAAGAGGCTGCCCCATTCATTGAAGATGGCACCATTTCTGCCTTAGGTTTAGATTCTGCTGAACGGCCATTTCCTCCAAACTTATTTGTAGAATGTTACCAGAAAGCGGCCTCATTAAACGAAAATTTAAGATTAACTGCACATGCAGGTGAAGAAGGCCCTGCTCAATTTGTCTCAGACGCTTTAGACTTGCTACAAGTGACACGCATTGATCATGGTATCAATAGTCAACATGACGACGAACTATTAGATAGATTGGCTCGTGATCGGACCTTGCTAACCATCTGTCCTCTTTCCAACGTCAAGCTACAGGTCGTCAAATCTGTCTCCGAATTACCGTTGCAGAAATTCCTCGACAAAAATGTACCATTTTCCTTGAACTCCGACGATCCAGCTTATTTCGGTGGCTACATATTGGATAATTACATTcaagtttcaaaagatttccCACACTGGGATCATGAGACTTGGGGTCATATTGCTAAGAATGCCATCAATGGTTCTTGGTGCAAcgataaaagaaagaacgaTTTGTTGGATAAAGTGGATCAAGTAGTCGCTAAGCATTCCATTTAA
- the MEP2 gene encoding ammonium permease MEP2 (similar to Saccharomyces cerevisiae MEP2 (YNL142W); ancestral locus Anc_2.99) — MSYNFTGTPTGEGTGGNSLTTDLNTQFDLANMGWIGVASAGVWIMVPGIGLLYSGLSRKKHALSLLWASMMASAVCIFQWFFWGYSLAFSHNTRGNGFIGTLEFFGFRNVLGAPSSVSSLPDILFAVYQGMFAAVTGALMLGGACERARLFPMMVFLFLWMTIVYCPIACWVWNAEGWLVKLGSLDYAGGLCVHLTSGHGGLVYALILGKRNDPVTRKGMPKYKPHSVTSVVLGTVFLWFGWMFFNGGSAGNATIRAWYSIMSTNLAAACGGLTWMVIDYFRSGRKWTTVGLCSGIIAGLVGITPAAGFVPIWSAVVIGIVTAAGCNLAVDLKSLLRIDDGLDCYSIHGVGACIGCVLTGIFAADYVNATAGSYISPIEGGWINHHYKQVGYQLAGMCAALAWTVVVTSILLLTMNAIPFLKLRLSVDEEELGTDAAQIGEFTYEESTAYIPEPVRSRTSAQMPPPHENIDDKIVGNTDAEKNSTPSDASSTKNTDHIV, encoded by the coding sequence ATGTCTTACAATTTTACAGGCACGCCCACGGGCGAGGGTACAGGTGGTAACTCGTTGACCACCGACTTGAATACCCAATTTGATTTGGCTAATATGGGGTGGATCGGCGTAGCTTCAGCAGGTGTCTGGATTATGGTTCCAGGTATCGGTCTATTATACTCCGGTTTGTCGAGGAAAAAGCATGCTTTATCCTTGCTTTGGGCCTCGATGATGGCCTCTGCGGTGTGCATTTTCCAATGGTTCTTCTGGGGATATTCGTTGGCCTTCTCGCATAACACTAGAGGTAATGGTTTTATTGGTACTTTGGAATTCTTCGGGTTCCGTAACGTTTTAGGAGCTCCCTCCAGTGTCAGTTCACTGCCTGATATATTATTTGCCGTTTACCAAGGTATGTTTGCCGCCGTCACCGGTGCCCTAATGTTAGGTGGTGCTTGCGAAAGAGCTAGATTATTCCCCATGATGGTGTTCTTATTTTTGTGGATGACTATCGTTTACTGTCCTATCGCATGCTGGGTTTGGAACGCAGAGGGTTGGTTGGTCAAATTGGGAAGTCTGGATTATGCAGGTGGGCTATGTGTCCATTTGACCTCCGGTCATGGTGGGTTAGTTTATGCCTTGATATTGGGTAAACGTAACGACCCTGTCACACGTAAGGGAATGCCTAAATACAAACCACATTCCGTCACTTCGGTGGTTTTGGGTACTGTGTTCTTGTGGTTTGGTTGGATGTTCTTCAACGGTGGATCCGCAGGCAATGCCACCATACGAGCATGGTACTCCATTATGTCTACAAACTTAGCCGCTGCTTGCGGTGGTTTGACCTGGATGGTAATTGATTACTTCAGATCTGGTAGAAAATGGACTACAGTGGGTCTATGTTCGGGTATCATTGCCGGGCTAGTTGGTATCACCCCCGCTGCTGGGTTCGTACCAATCTGGTCCGCCGTTGTCATTGGTATAGTTACTGCTGCAGGTTGTAACCTTGCTGTTGACTTGAAAAGCCTGTTGCGCATCGATGACGGTTTAGATTGTTACTCTATCCATGGTGTGGGTGCTTGTATCGGCTGTGTGCTAACCGGCATCTTTGCCGCTGATTACGTCAATGCCACTGCAGGATCTTACATTAGTCCAATTGAAGGTGGCTGGATCAATCATCACTACAAACAGGTCGGTTATCAATTGGCCGGTATGTGCGCTGCACTAGCGTGGACTGTTGTTGTCACATCGATACTGCTACTAACTATGAATGCTATTCCATTCTTAAAACTAAGATTAAGTgtcgatgaagaagagttgGGTACGGATGCTGCTCAAATCGGTGAATTTACCTACGAAGAATCCACTGCTTACATTCCAGAACCGGTCAGATCAAGAACTTCTGCTCAAATGCCACCTCCTCATGAAAACATTGATGACAAAATAGTCGGTAACACAGACGCAGAAAAGAATTCTACGCCTTCCGATGCTTCTTCTACCAAGAACACTGACCATATAGTATAA
- the THO2 gene encoding Tho2p (similar to Saccharomyces cerevisiae THO2 (YNL139C); ancestral locus Anc_2.125), with product MAEQALLSKLNALSQEVISPASLGQPTILTEEAVQNWPQRSRTLCSEFFALESNDEKEDWLRIVFIELFEFINKGEENFILKLSDIALFIEELVNNDRQAPQASLVGKMFIAVSSTVPNIDDTNTISLCRLIPSLHEELFKFSWVSSKLLNKEQTTLLRHLLKKSKYELKKYNLLAENSVGYAQLVTLLILAYHDPDNSSKVSAYLKEIYHIMGKYSLDSIRALDVILDVSSQFITEDYQFLTSFLQESDFWPSNHVADSSEYSALNEGGSMIAANIISFNLSQCKEQTDKENYKRYMDMCCILIKIGFINFYSIWDNVKPEMESLQKYTQDLETELEAESTKGIENPLAMAAALSAENENDEDAVVVNVDDNDKDVIPVTTNGEANLKDKQKIFQEDTLSYGKIKLLERLLVHGCVVPVMHVLKEYPKLLYVSQSIPKYFGRVFEHLLDPLYTSMTSCCESNGMTSALMITRIDNGILAHKPRLIHQYKTHDPFESLELNTKYFFYYSEWDCAFTPFTSVDDLFENSHAYLSIIGPYLAKVPMLLSKISRIGVADIQKKQSSESQQDTVDKWIDYVRKFIFPATPLLQNNPIATSEVYELMKLFPFEKRYFIYNEMMTKLSLENLPIKVSFNKAEREAKSILKALSIDTIAKESRRFAKLISTNPLASLIPAVKQIENYDKVSELVVYTTKYFNDFAYDVLQFVLLLRLTYNRPAVQFDGVNQAMWVQRLSIFIAGLAKNCPDMDISNIITYILKTLHNGNIIAVSILKELITTVGGIRDLNEVNMKQLLMLNSGKPLKQYARHLIYDFRDDNSDIAARLTSFFTNQNAISEIILLLYALNLKANTQDSHYKILSTRCDEMNTLLWSYIELIKHCLKTKAFEENVLSFVELTNRFHLSTPWAFHIWRDYLDNQLNTNENISIEQLIEGVEFNDVDLTKISKDLFTTFWRLSLYDIHFDKSLYDERKKTLSGENTDQLSNRKKHLIQNQIKDILVTGISHQRAFKKTAEFVSEKSTIWDKDCGENQIKIFLQNCVVPRVLFSPSDALFSSYFIFMAFSTENLMSILNTFITSNILKTLLFCCTSSEAGNLGLFFTNVLKRLEEMRLSGEFNDQASRKLYEWHLVITEQIIDLLSEKNYMSIRNGIEFMKHVTSVFPIVKTHIQLVYTTLEENLVNEEREDIKLPSSALIGHLKARLKNALELDEFCTLTEKEAEQKKILEMEMEEIKSYETAYQNELKQMALRKKLELNKSQRLQNDSSKTATSDTTEPHTKEKYTYSRDEPVIPIKPSSSQWSYSKVTRHLDDINHYLASNHLQKAISLVENESETWNLKNLSKQNMPIFDFRNLTLEIFERYFRSLIQNPQNPDFAEKIDALKRHIKNLSREPYAGTLNPHSESSAPEYTKRSSRYGGVDAYGSSNYRASGNDRSGLKNSKPSNSYPHKRSELPARPSKGKAYNDRSRPVRSTGADRGDNFEQQRENRSREDYKKTNSQRSQLRFPEKPSQEIKGSNKNTAYQPSSYKRDLPSDNDEKPNKRFKRDDENRSKFQVQDYRNTRDSGANRRPNESQRYNTNRKGNTQVLPQGPKGGNHVSRYQR from the coding sequence ATGGCAGAACAGGCGCTACTTTCCAAATTGAACGCTCTCTCGCAGGAAGTGATATCTCCAGCTTCCCTAGGTCAGCCAACTATTCTGACGGAGGAAGCGGTCCAGAACTGGCCTCAACGATCAAGAACTCTTTGTTCTGAGTTTTTCGCACTGGAGTCAAAcgatgaaaaggaagattgGCTGAGGATTGTGTTTATCGAATTGTTTGAGTTCATAAATAAAGGCGAGGAAAACTTTATTCTAAAGCTCTCAGATATTGCGCTTTTTATTGAGGAGTTGGTGAATAATGACAGACAAGCGCCTCAGGCTTCCCTAGTGGGCAAAATGTTTATTGCCGTTTCAAGCACTGTGCCAAACATTGACGATACGAACACCATATCATTATGTAGACTCATACCGTCTTTGCATGAGGAGCTGTTCAAGTTTAGTTGGGTGTCCTCTAAGCTACTGAATAAGGAACAGACTACTCTATTAAGGcatttgttgaagaaatcaaaatatgaattaaaaaaatataatctTTTGGCGGAAAATTCTGTGGGTTATGCTCAATTGGTAAcattattgatattagCATATCATGATCCTGATAATTCTTCCAAGGTTTCTGcatatttgaaagaaatatatcATATTATGGGAAAATATTCTCTGGATTCGATTCGTGCTTTGGACGTTATTTTAGATGTTTCCAGTCAGTTCATCACTGAAGACTACCAATTCCTTACATCTTTTTTGCAGGAATCAGATTTTTGGCCCTCCAACCATGTGGCCGATAGTTCAGAATATTCAGCTCTAAATGAAGGTGGTAGCATGATTGCGGCTAACATTATTTCGTTCAATTTGTCTCAATGCAAGGAACAGACTGATAAGGAAAATTATAAGCGATATATGGACATGTGTTGTATCCTGATAAAAATCGGGTTTATCAATTTCTATTCTATTTGGGATAATGTAAAACCCGAGATGGAATCTTTGCAAAAATATACCCAGGATTTGGAAACCGAACTTGAGGCCGAATCCACCAAAGGAATAGAAAATCCTTTGGCTATGGCAGCTGCTTTATCCGCCGAAAATGAGAACGACGAAGACGCCGTTGTTGTGAATGTTGATGACAATGACAAAGATGTAATCCCGGTGACAACAAATGGTGAAGCAAACTTGAAGGACAagcagaaaatttttcaagaagacACTTTATCATATGGTAAAATAAAACTATTGGAACGTTTACTAGTCCATGGTTGTGTCGTTCCTGTTATGCACGTTCTAAAGGAATATCCGAAGTTACTCTATGTTAGTCAATCCATcccaaaatattttgggAGAGTATTTGAACACCTTCTGGATCCATTGTATACATCCATGACATCTTGTTGTGAGTCGAACGGTATGACATCTGCCTTGATGATAACTCGGATAGACAATGGAATTCTGGCTCACAAGCCAAGATTGATCCATCAATATAAAACGCATGATCCATTTGAATCACTAGAATTgaatacaaaatattttttttattactcTGAATGGGACTGTGCCTTTACTCCATTTACATCGGTTGATGACCTATTTGAAAACTCCCATGCTTATTTATCTATCATTGGGCCATATCTAGCGAAGGTCCCCATGCTATTGAGTAAAATTTCACGTATTGGTGTGGCTGACATTCAGAAGAAACAAAGCTCTGAGTCCCAGCAGGATACAGTTGACAAATGGATAGATTATGTAAGAAAGTTCATCTTCCCTGCCACCCCTCTATTACAGAATAACCCAATCGCTACATCAGAAGTTTATGAATTAATGAAACTTTTCccctttgaaaaaagatacTTTATATACAACGAAATGATGACAAAATTATCTCTTGAAAACTTGCCAATTAAGGTGAGCTTCAATAAAGCCGAAAGAGAAGCGAAGAGTATCTTAAAGGCCTTGAGTATAGATACTATAGCCAAAGAATCTAGAAGGTTCGCCAAATTGATTTCTACAAATCCCTTGGCTTCATTGATACCAGCCGTCAAACAGATAGAAAATTACGATAAAGTTTCCGAGCTCGTTGTTTATACCACGAAATATTTCAACGATTTTGCGTATGATGTACTGCAGTTTGTGTTATTACTGCGCTTAACTTATAACAGACCTGCTGTTCAATTTGACGGTGTCAACCAGGCTATGTGGGTCCAGAGACTGTCAATATTTATTGCTGGTTTGGCCAAAAATTGTCCTGATATGgatatttcaaatattaTCACTTATATTTTAAAGACTTTGCATAATGGGAATATTATAGCTGTTTCCATCCTAAAAGAGTTGATCACTACTGTTGGTGGCATCAGGGATTTAAATGAAGTTAACATGAAGCAATTACTGATGTTAAATTCAGGAAAACCATTGAAACAATACGCAAGACATTTAATATATGACTTTAGAGATGATAACTCCGATATCGCAGCAAGATTAACCTCCTTTTTCACCAACCAAAATGCTATTTCCGAAATCATTCTTTTGTTGTACGCCTTAAATCTGAAGGCAAATACGCAAGATTCTCATTATAAAATTTTATCTACTAGGTGCGATGAGATGAATACATTATTATGGTCATATATTGAATTAATCAAACACTGTTTAAAAACGAAAGCATTTGAGGAAAACGTTCTTTCATTTGTAGAATTGACAAACAGGTTCCATTTATCGACACCATGGGCGTTCCACATATGGAGAGATTATTTGGATAATCAATTGAATAcgaatgaaaatatttcaatcGAGCAACTGATCGAAGGTGTAGAGTTTAACGACGTTGATTTAACGAAGATatcaaaagatcttttcaCCACGTTTTGGAGACTATCGTTATATGATATTCATTTTGATAAATCATTATATGATGAACGTAAGAAAACTCTGTCCGGAGAAAATACGGATCAGTTGTCGAACAGGAAAAAACATTTAATTCAGAATCAGATCAAAGACATTTTGGTCACTGGAATTTCTCATCAAAGagcattcaagaaaactgcAGAATTTGTGTCCGAAAAATCAACCATATGGGATAAAGATTGTGGGGAAAATCaaattaaaatttttttgcaaaattGTGTTGTACCGagagttttattttctccTTCTGATGCTCTTTTCTCCTCatattttatctttatGGCTTTTAGTACGGAAAATTTGATGTCAATACTGAATACTTTCATCACCTCAAACATTCTAAAAACACTGCTGTTTTGTTGCACTAGTTCTGAAGCAGGTAATTTAggtctttttttcaccaatgttttgaaaaggctGGAAGAAATGAGGTTGAGCGGTGAGTTCAATGACCAAGCTTCTAGGAAGTTATATGAATGGCATTTAGTTATCACAGAACAAATCATTGATCTTTTGTCCGAAAAAAACTACATGTCAATCAGAAATGGTATCGAATTCATGAAGCACGTTACAAGTGTTTTTCCGATAGTGAAAACACATATCCAGTTGGTTTACACCACCTTGGAGGAAAACTTGgtgaatgaagaaagagaggACATCAAACTACCAAGCAGTGCGTTAATAGGCCACTTGAAGGCGCGATTAAAGAATGCTTTAGAATTGGATGAATTCTGTACTTTAACTGAGAAGGAAGCtgaacaaaagaagatactTGAAATGGAGATGGAAGAAATTAAGAGTTATGAAACAGCCTACCAAAATGAACTCAAGCAAATGgctttgagaaaaaagcTAGAACTCAACAAATCGCAAAGACTTCAAAATGATTCATCTAAAACCGCTACCAGCGATACTACTGAACCACATACTAAGGAAAAATATACCTATTCACGCGATGAACCTGTTATTCCAATTAAGCCTTCTAGCAGCCAATGGTCCTATTCTAAAGTTACCAGGCATTTGGATGATATTAACCACTATTTGGCCAGTAATCATTTACAAAAAGCAATTTCCTtggtggaaaatgaaagtgaaacttggaatttgaaaaacttatcaaaacaaaatatgCCAATTTTCGATTTTAGAAACTTGACTTtagaaatatttgaaagatatTTCAGATCATTAATCCAAAACCCTCAGAACCCAGATTTcgctgaaaaaattgatgcGCTTAAGAGGCACATTAAAAACCTATCACGTGAGCCATACGCTGGTACACTTAATCCCCACTCTGAATCTTCTGCCCCTGAATATACTAAGAGGTCAAGTAGGTATGGAGGCGTAGATGCATATGGTAGTTCCAACTATAGAGCTTCAGGTAATGATCGTTCTGGACTGAAAAATAGTAAGCCAAGCAACAGTTACCCTCACAAGAGGTCGGAACTGCCCGCCAGACCTAGTAAAGGCAAGGCATATAATGATAGAAGCAGGCCAGTTAGATCAACCGGAGCTGACAGAGGTGACAACTTTGAACAGCAAAGGGAAAATCGTTCACGAGAAGATTATAAGAAGACTAATTCACAACGTTCACAGCTGCGGTTTCCGGAAAAGCCATctcaagaaattaaagGCAGTAATAAGAACACTGCATACCAACCTTCTTCCTACAAGCGCGATTTGCCTTCAGATAACGACGAAAAGCCAAATAAAAGGTTCAAGAgggatgatgaaaatagaAGCAAATTCCAGGTACAAGACTACAGAAATACACGAGACAGTGGTGCCAACCGTAGACCCAATGAGAGTCAAAGATATAACACAAATAGAAAGGGTAATACCCAAGTGCTCCCACAGGGTCCTAAGGGAGGAAACCATGTTAGCAGGTATCAGAGGTAA
- the NAM9 gene encoding mitochondrial 37S ribosomal protein uS4m (similar to Saccharomyces cerevisiae NAM9 (YNL137C); ancestral locus Anc_2.129) → MPRKATLLKSLARGRVRTSFNKYNLFNLYKKGGVDLRSKSLYQQKWTAKQETRAYHGEHLTEKRWQNAFKPKLDSVAQLDASLRGGEIKETPFLLQTFAVLEKRLDFALFRAMFASSVRQARQFILHGNVRVNGIKIKHPSYTLKPGDIFSVKPDKVLEALGAKKPSFEEALKIDNTQIILWNKYVKEAKTDSKEVWGKKLEKFKNMSDSNPKKLQFQEFLKQYNKNLESQQYDALKECTQEGILTKLLTVEKQIGKLNGEPLSIDEFKKGLPDVQDPQLLQSVYSAYQEFFKSGEMKRENLSKCKPEELTSLAAGMLNPSEATKRELSDGAKSSIRSGKKILSECDKLWTKNIATYFKGRMSDVSNGLITFDPKWAINLKYHDPIKISELEGDEQKARGLVNLPWQRNYVYGRQEPKKPFFTPWKPRPFLSPFAILPHHLEISFKTCHAVYLRDPVARPGQSEVISPFDVPVHERTYMYYLRNGK, encoded by the coding sequence ATGCCAAGAAAGGCCACTTTACTTAAATCTCTGGCAAGAGGACGAGTACGCACTTCTTTCAATAAGTATAACTTATTCAACTTATACAAGAAAGGTGGCGTAGACTTAAGGTCTAAATCTTTGtatcaacaaaaatggACAGCAAAGCAGGAAACTCGAGCCTATCACGGTGAACATTTGACGGAAAAGAGATGGCAGAACGCCTTTAAACCTAAGTTAGATTCAGTTGCTCAATTGGATGCTTCATTGCGTGGGGGTGAAATTAAGGAAACCCCATTCTTATTGCAGACATTTGCAGTGCTGGAAAAGAGACTTGATTTTGCCCTATTCAGAGCCATGTTCGCTTCATCAGTGAGGCAAGCTCGTCAATTCATTCTACATGGTAATGTACGTGTAAATGGTATAAAAATTAAACATCCAAGTTATACTCTAAAGCCTGGTGACATTTTTAGTGTTAAACCGGACAAAGTACTAGAGGCACTAGGGGCTAAAAAACCAAGTTTCGAGGAAGCGCTGAAGATTGATAACACTCAAATTATTTTATGGAATAAGTATGTCAAGGAAGCAAAGACAGACTCAAAGGAAGTTTGGGGAAAAAAGCTGGAAAAGTTTAAAAACATGTCAGACTCTAACCCAAAGAAACTTCAAttccaagaatttttgaagcaGTATAATAAGAATCTGGAATCGCAGCAATACGATGCATTGAAGGAGTGCACGCAGGAAGGTATATTAACCAAGTTACTCACTGTTGAGAAACAAATAGGTAAGCTGAATGGCGAACCGTTGTCGATAGATGAATTCAAGAAGGGTCTTCCCGATGTCCAAGACCCTCAGTTATTACAAAGTGTATATAGCGCTTACCaagagtttttcaaatcggGCGAAATGAAGAGAGAAAACCTTTCCAAATGCAAGCCTGAGGAGCTAACTTCACTGGCAGCAGGCATGTTAAATCCTAGTGAAGCTACAAAAAGAGAGTTATCTGATGGAGCCAAATCTTCGATAAGATCAGGTAAGAAGATTTTATCGGAATGTGACAAACTGTGGACCAAAAATATAGCAACTTATTTTAAGGGTAGGATGAGTGATGTCTCGAATGGTCTGATCACCTTTGACCCTAAATGGGCCATAAACTTGAAATACCATGATCCTATCAAGATTTCTGAACTAGAGGGCGATGAACAAAAAGCACGTGGATTGGTGAATTTGCCATGGCAAAGAAATTATGTTTATGGTAGACAAGAGCCGAAAAAGCCATTTTTCACTCCATGGAAGCCAAGACCATTTTTGTCGCCTTTTGCCATTCTACCACATCATTTGGAAATATCCTTCAAGACATGTCACGCCGTATACTTGAGAGATCCTGTTGCTCGACCTGGCCAATCCGAAGTAATTTCACCTTTTGATGTCCCTGTCCATGAGCGTACATACATGTATTACCTGAGAAATGGCAAATGA